The following proteins are co-located in the Acinetobacter sp. NCu2D-2 genome:
- a CDS encoding protein tyrosine phosphatase family protein, translated as MNDIETALSHIKNFQFIHEHLFSSGQPTIEELQHIKEYGVSTVINVALSDSSHYLEHEDKICLDLGLNYIQLPISFDAPSDEQCLFVLDIIDHLVEQQTVWIHCDEGFQVSSLMYLYRQYYMGMDLPTAHELLHQVWEPNATWTGLLHAVGLQLQGRKATQELQRSLINPDHFA; from the coding sequence ATGAATGATATTGAAACGGCACTCAGTCATATTAAAAATTTTCAGTTTATCCATGAGCATCTTTTTAGCTCAGGTCAACCTACAATTGAAGAATTACAACACATTAAAGAATACGGCGTTTCGACCGTCATCAATGTCGCTTTGAGTGATTCAAGTCATTATTTAGAACATGAAGATAAAATCTGTCTTGATCTAGGACTAAACTACATTCAACTGCCTATCTCTTTTGATGCCCCTTCAGATGAACAATGTCTTTTCGTCCTCGACATCATTGACCATTTGGTTGAGCAGCAAACTGTTTGGATTCACTGCGATGAAGGTTTTCAGGTCAGCAGCCTAATGTATCTATACCGCCAATACTATATGGGGATGGATTTACCGACAGCGCATGAACTGCTGCATCAGGTATGGGAACCGAATGCAACATGGACAGGTTTACTTCATGCAGTTGGTCTACAACTTCAAGGTCGTAAAGCAACACAAGAATTACAACGCTCTTTGATCAATCCTGATCATTTTGCATGA
- the aroC gene encoding chorismate synthase: MAGNSIGQLFRVTTCGESHGVGLMAIVDGVPPGIELSAADLQKDLDRRKPGTSKFATQRKEPDEVEIISGVFEGKTTGTSIGLLIRNTDQKSKDYGNIAQTFRPGHADYTYTQKYGFRDYRGGGRSSARETAMRVAAGAIAKKFLFEKFGIEIRGHVTQIGTEKAEKLDWNEVPNNPFFCGDVDAVPRFEALVTSLREKGTSCGAKLEIIASKVPVGWGEPVFDRLDADIAHAMMSINAVKGVEIGDGFGVAEQFGHETRDELTTDGFLANHAGGILGGISSGQDIRVAIALKPTASITTPGKTITINREDTDVLTKGRHDPCVGVRATPIAEAMLAIVLMDHFMRHRAQNADVVAPFEPIESIEPK, translated from the coding sequence ATGGCAGGTAATAGTATAGGGCAACTGTTCCGTGTAACGACTTGTGGTGAATCTCATGGCGTTGGTCTCATGGCCATCGTGGATGGGGTTCCACCAGGAATTGAGCTGTCTGCTGCAGATTTGCAAAAAGATTTGGACCGTCGCAAGCCGGGGACATCGAAGTTTGCAACGCAGCGTAAAGAACCTGATGAAGTCGAAATTATTTCTGGTGTTTTTGAGGGTAAAACAACAGGAACGTCAATCGGTCTTTTAATCCGTAATACGGATCAAAAATCGAAAGACTACGGAAATATCGCGCAAACTTTCCGTCCTGGTCATGCAGACTATACCTATACCCAAAAGTATGGTTTCCGTGATTACCGTGGCGGTGGTCGTTCAAGTGCGCGTGAAACTGCGATGCGTGTAGCGGCAGGTGCAATTGCTAAAAAATTCTTGTTTGAAAAATTCGGTATTGAGATTCGTGGTCATGTGACTCAAATTGGTACTGAAAAAGCAGAAAAACTGGATTGGAATGAAGTTCCTAACAATCCATTTTTCTGTGGCGATGTAGATGCCGTTCCTCGTTTTGAAGCACTTGTGACATCACTGCGTGAGAAAGGCACAAGCTGTGGTGCAAAACTTGAAATTATTGCATCGAAAGTCCCTGTGGGTTGGGGTGAGCCTGTATTTGATCGATTAGATGCAGATATTGCCCATGCCATGATGTCCATTAACGCAGTAAAAGGCGTAGAAATTGGCGATGGTTTTGGTGTGGCTGAACAATTTGGTCACGAAACGCGTGATGAGTTGACGACAGATGGTTTCTTGGCGAATCATGCCGGTGGTATCTTAGGTGGTATTTCAAGTGGTCAAGATATTCGTGTCGCGATTGCACTCAAACCGACTGCTTCGATTACAACACCAGGTAAAACCATTACCATTAATCGTGAAGACACAGACGTTTTAACCAAAGGTCGTCATGATCCTTGCGTGGGCGTACGTGCGACTCCAATTGCTGAAGCGATGCTTGCGATTGTACTCATGGATCATTTCATGCGTCATCGTGCGCAAAATGCAGATGTTGTTGCGCCGTTTGAACCGATTGAATCGATTGAACCGAAATAA
- a CDS encoding alkane 1-monooxygenase, translating to MNAPAQIQKFDQQLDTTKNAAKIDKKRFGWLLSPGLPVIGMGILAGYHFGPKKTKKIFALGGPLLLHVIIPTLDALIGDDENNPSDDEIKVLVDDPYYDRIVKMFIPLQMAANAFAGYVVTRQNVSLLDQVLLGISMGAINGVGINTAHELCHRPNKKDHYLSHMTLMPVGYNHFRIEHPYGHHKRVATPEDPASSQMGESFYRFLPRTVVGGIKSAIEIETRRLKRKGLKFFSKENELFHGWAMSTAYHALMVKTFGKQVIPYSITQALYGISLFEIVNYIEHYGLKRAKKEDGKYERTLPEHSWNNNNIVTNLFLYQLQRHSDHHAFPSRPFQALRNFKEAPVLPSGYATMLIPALVPPLWYKMMDKRVLAHYQGDLSKINIYAPKRDEIYQKYA from the coding sequence ATGAATGCTCCTGCACAAATACAAAAATTTGATCAGCAGTTAGATACGACAAAAAATGCTGCAAAAATTGATAAAAAGCGCTTTGGCTGGTTGTTGAGTCCAGGTCTACCCGTGATTGGTATGGGTATTCTTGCGGGTTATCACTTTGGACCTAAAAAAACCAAGAAAATCTTCGCATTGGGTGGCCCTTTGCTTTTGCATGTCATCATTCCAACTTTAGATGCTTTAATTGGTGATGATGAAAATAATCCGAGTGATGATGAAATCAAAGTTCTAGTTGATGATCCTTACTATGATCGCATCGTTAAAATGTTTATCCCATTACAAATGGCAGCAAACGCGTTTGCGGGTTATGTCGTTACACGCCAAAATGTTTCCTTACTCGATCAAGTCTTACTAGGCATTTCGATGGGTGCAATTAACGGTGTTGGAATTAATACGGCACATGAGTTATGTCATCGCCCGAACAAAAAAGATCATTATTTATCACACATGACATTGATGCCTGTGGGGTATAACCACTTCCGTATTGAACATCCTTATGGTCATCATAAACGCGTGGCAACTCCTGAAGATCCAGCATCTTCTCAAATGGGAGAATCATTCTATCGGTTCTTACCAAGAACCGTGGTAGGTGGAATTAAATCTGCTATTGAGATTGAAACGCGCCGTCTAAAACGTAAGGGGCTTAAGTTTTTCTCTAAAGAAAATGAGCTATTCCATGGTTGGGCGATGAGTACGGCTTATCATGCACTTATGGTGAAAACGTTTGGCAAGCAAGTCATTCCATATTCGATTACGCAAGCACTTTATGGCATTTCACTGTTTGAAATTGTGAACTATATTGAGCACTACGGTCTAAAACGAGCAAAGAAAGAGGATGGTAAATACGAAAGAACTTTACCTGAACACAGTTGGAATAATAATAATATTGTGACTAATTTATTCTTATATCAATTACAGCGCCATTCTGATCATCATGCCTTTCCAAGTCGACCATTTCAGGCATTACGTAATTTTAAAGAGGCACCTGTATTACCGAGTGGTTATGCAACTATGTTGATTCCCGCTTTGGTGCCACCACTTTGGTACAAAATGATGGATAAACGTGTTTTGGCACATTATCAAGGTGACCTGAGTAAGATTAATATCTACGCACCAAAGCGTGATGAAATTTATCAGAAGTACGCTTAA
- a CDS encoding 3-deoxy-7-phosphoheptulonate synthase: MNTLQSNPISQSDIDDVNIQSMIPLVTPADLKAELPLTETAYQTVLKGRETIRQILDGQDKRLFVVIGPCSIHDPKAAHEYAERLKVLSEKVKDSLYIVMRVYFEKPRTTIGWKGLINDPDMNDSFNIEKGLRIGRKLLLELNELGLPCATEALDPNSPQYYQDLISWSAIGARTTESQTHREMSSGLSSPVGFKNGTDGGLTVATNAMQSVKHGHSFLGLNDQGQVSVIRTSGNPYAHVVLRGGNGKPNYDAGSVAEAELALAKAKVSSKIMIDASHANSNKDPYLQPLVLKNITEQILDGNKSIVGIMVESHLKGGRQDIPTNLCDLEYGKSVTDGCIDWDTTEQTLLDMHNALKDVLPNR, translated from the coding sequence ATGAATACACTACAGTCAAATCCAATTTCACAATCTGATATCGATGATGTGAATATCCAAAGCATGATTCCTCTTGTAACCCCTGCTGATCTTAAAGCAGAGTTACCTTTGACTGAGACTGCTTATCAAACTGTCCTTAAAGGTCGTGAAACGATTCGTCAAATTTTGGATGGTCAGGACAAACGTTTATTCGTGGTCATTGGTCCTTGTTCTATCCATGATCCTAAAGCTGCACATGAATATGCTGAGCGTTTAAAAGTACTCAGCGAAAAAGTAAAAGACAGCTTATACATCGTGATGCGTGTGTATTTTGAAAAACCACGTACAACGATTGGTTGGAAAGGTCTAATTAATGACCCAGACATGAACGACTCATTCAACATTGAAAAAGGTCTGCGTATTGGTCGTAAACTTTTGCTTGAATTGAATGAATTAGGCTTACCATGTGCAACTGAAGCATTGGATCCAAACTCTCCACAGTATTACCAAGACTTAATTTCATGGTCAGCGATTGGTGCACGTACCACAGAAAGCCAAACTCACCGTGAAATGTCATCAGGTCTTTCATCACCTGTCGGCTTTAAAAATGGTACAGATGGCGGCTTAACAGTTGCAACAAACGCGATGCAATCAGTAAAACATGGTCATAGTTTCTTAGGTCTTAATGATCAAGGTCAAGTTTCTGTAATTCGTACATCAGGTAACCCTTATGCACACGTTGTACTACGTGGTGGTAATGGCAAACCGAACTACGATGCAGGCTCTGTCGCAGAAGCTGAACTTGCGTTGGCTAAGGCAAAAGTTAGCAGCAAAATCATGATTGATGCCAGCCATGCCAATTCAAACAAAGACCCGTACCTACAACCACTTGTCTTAAAAAACATTACAGAACAAATTCTTGATGGAAATAAGTCAATTGTTGGTATTATGGTAGAAAGTCATCTTAAAGGTGGTCGTCAGGATATTCCAACGAACCTTTGTGATCTTGAATATGGCAAATCAGTGACCGATGGTTGTATCGATTGGGACACCACTGAACAAACCTTGCTAGATATGCATAACGCGCTAAAAGACGTTTTGCCTAACCGCTAA
- a CDS encoding lysozyme inhibitor LprI family protein — translation MRLFGFGLVMVASTFFQAQAATGYSKQFIQCMSQSSGQTANKEKCLKKELKAHQKLLKGNYKNYLKVNPQRVETIKQEHRRFEKQRDQQCNMTSTGKYAKVQQYECALAMTIEQSNRYESRSKVIKR, via the coding sequence ATGCGTTTATTTGGATTTGGTCTTGTCATGGTTGCAAGCACATTTTTTCAGGCACAAGCCGCAACAGGTTATTCCAAGCAATTTATCCAATGTATGAGTCAATCGAGTGGGCAAACTGCAAATAAAGAAAAATGTCTCAAGAAAGAATTGAAAGCGCATCAAAAATTATTAAAAGGAAATTATAAAAATTATCTGAAAGTGAATCCTCAGCGCGTTGAAACCATCAAACAAGAACATCGCCGCTTTGAAAAACAACGTGACCAACAGTGCAATATGACTAGCACGGGTAAATATGCCAAAGTTCAGCAGTATGAATGTGCACTTGCAATGACGATAGAACAGTCAAATCGCTATGAATCACGTTCTAAAGTGATTAAACGCTAA
- a CDS encoding AraC family transcriptional regulator yields MDALSKIFDDIHLAKSEYIYINAPHPSAFQYEDEPSMLAYIVLNGTAHLTLQNEEQILLEQGDLFLIPSGKQHFVYCDEKSDLQQTISINTFFITQSKQVIDLNETQSENKTFILAIRSKLDVQMAKPLLSALPQFLHIKHISDATAPEWLQIGLQFLAVETQTSRPGRDKILDHLVSILFIECVRDYILSLDQHANWLGALTHPELSNALTAIHGQPEQNWTVESLAEQCHMSRSKFAQLFNQIVGDSPLAYLQQHRLRLAAQYLRDTGLSVQQIAHSVGYNSETAFSQIFKKQFGLTPSIYRKQAQII; encoded by the coding sequence ATGGATGCATTAAGTAAAATTTTTGATGATATACACTTAGCCAAATCTGAATATATTTATATCAATGCACCACATCCTTCCGCATTTCAATATGAAGATGAGCCATCCATGTTGGCTTATATTGTATTAAATGGAACAGCCCATTTAACGCTGCAAAATGAAGAACAGATTTTATTAGAACAAGGTGATTTGTTTCTTATTCCTTCAGGAAAGCAGCACTTTGTTTATTGTGATGAAAAATCAGATTTGCAGCAGACAATCTCTATTAATACATTTTTCATCACACAGTCTAAGCAAGTCATTGATCTGAATGAGACGCAGAGTGAGAACAAAACTTTTATTCTAGCTATTCGCTCTAAACTCGATGTTCAAATGGCCAAGCCTTTACTGAGTGCTTTACCGCAGTTTTTACATATCAAGCATATATCTGACGCGACCGCACCTGAATGGTTGCAAATTGGACTGCAGTTTTTGGCTGTAGAAACACAAACCAGTCGACCGGGACGAGATAAAATCTTAGACCATTTGGTGAGTATTCTTTTTATCGAGTGTGTACGGGATTACATCTTAAGTTTAGATCAACATGCCAATTGGTTAGGTGCATTAACTCACCCCGAACTAAGTAATGCGCTCACCGCAATTCATGGACAACCTGAGCAAAACTGGACCGTTGAATCTTTGGCAGAACAGTGTCATATGTCACGCTCTAAGTTTGCACAACTCTTTAATCAAATTGTGGGCGATTCCCCATTGGCTTACTTACAACAACATCGTTTAAGACTTGCCGCTCAATACTTACGAGATACAGGTCTCAGTGTCCAACAAATTGCACATTCTGTGGGCTATAACTCAGAAACAGCGTTTAGTCAGATTTTTAAAAAACAGTTTGGACTCACCCCGAGTATCTATCGGAAGCAAGCCCAAATCATTTAG
- a CDS encoding A1S_1983 family putative colistin resistance protein, with protein MWLKTDLNRVKISGLLLSTGLFMASPSFASDPFCSNSNQSSLCSASLKEARQKLTEQFFTAYLVTDAPVKLLQDTQTLWQHRLQQCKTIQCFQQQFDTRLDELNLFISLNQTLTQHFLKYENGSVARPAVHLKIHQLSKDRIKIEGLAYRSPKNRPETQVVPFLAYTTPDQKAEIINNENDCKYQFSYEKAILKVLSQQTNCERFNGIYRLYD; from the coding sequence ATGTGGCTGAAAACTGATTTAAATCGAGTGAAAATATCAGGGCTTTTATTGAGTACAGGCTTATTCATGGCATCTCCAAGCTTTGCCAGTGATCCTTTCTGTTCAAATTCGAATCAAAGCTCATTATGTTCAGCATCATTAAAAGAAGCACGCCAAAAATTAACAGAGCAATTCTTTACCGCATATTTGGTGACTGATGCGCCGGTTAAACTCCTTCAAGATACTCAGACACTTTGGCAGCACCGTTTACAACAATGTAAAACCATTCAGTGTTTTCAGCAGCAATTTGATACACGCTTAGATGAACTTAATCTGTTTATTTCACTGAATCAAACCCTAACACAACATTTCTTAAAATATGAAAATGGCAGTGTTGCCCGCCCCGCTGTGCATTTAAAAATACATCAACTGTCTAAAGACCGTATTAAAATCGAAGGACTTGCCTATCGTAGTCCTAAAAATAGACCTGAAACTCAAGTCGTTCCTTTTTTAGCCTACACAACACCCGATCAAAAAGCTGAAATCATCAATAACGAAAACGACTGCAAATATCAATTCAGCTATGAGAAAGCGATTTTAAAAGTCCTCAGCCAGCAAACCAATTGTGAACGCTTTAATGGTATTTATCGTCTATACGATTAA
- the prmB gene encoding 50S ribosomal protein L3 N(5)-glutamine methyltransferase yields the protein MDRPTISPEHLQEAAENLSTIRDFIRFGVTALRQYDAHLGQGTEDYFAESSALVLQTLSLDWNADAEILDATLLPSEKAEFLSLLERRINERMPTSYLLNLAYFFGKPFYVDERVLIPRSPIVELIENRFAPYCLTENGDMGAAVNNLPENPNPKTPQRILDMCTGSGCIAIALAYAFPDADVDATDLSKDALEVAQINAEHHNKQYQVALLESDLFAKIPAENQYDLIVSNPPYVDAEDMADLPDEFHHEPEMALAAGQDGLDLVRKMLAQAADYLTEDGLIVIEVGNSEWAMKQNFNTIDFHWLKFQRGGTGIFALTAAQCREYRDLFIQSIQQA from the coding sequence GTGGATCGACCGACTATTAGCCCTGAACATTTACAGGAAGCAGCTGAAAACCTAAGCACGATTCGTGATTTTATTCGCTTTGGGGTAACAGCATTACGTCAATACGATGCGCACTTGGGTCAAGGTACAGAAGATTATTTCGCTGAAAGTTCAGCACTTGTATTGCAAACTTTGTCACTAGACTGGAATGCAGACGCAGAAATTTTAGATGCAACACTTCTCCCAAGTGAAAAAGCAGAATTTTTAAGCCTGCTTGAACGTCGTATCAACGAACGTATGCCAACATCTTATCTTTTAAACTTGGCATATTTCTTTGGTAAACCATTTTACGTTGATGAGCGTGTACTGATTCCACGTTCACCGATTGTAGAACTGATTGAAAACCGCTTTGCACCATATTGCTTGACTGAAAATGGCGACATGGGTGCAGCAGTCAATAATCTGCCTGAAAATCCAAATCCTAAGACACCTCAGCGTATTTTAGATATGTGCACAGGTTCAGGTTGTATTGCCATTGCATTGGCGTATGCATTCCCAGATGCAGATGTAGATGCGACAGACTTATCTAAAGATGCTTTAGAAGTTGCACAAATTAATGCTGAACACCATAACAAACAATATCAAGTGGCATTACTTGAATCTGACTTGTTTGCAAAAATCCCTGCTGAAAATCAATATGATTTGATCGTATCGAACCCACCTTATGTGGATGCTGAAGATATGGCAGATTTGCCTGACGAATTCCATCATGAACCAGAAATGGCGTTGGCTGCAGGTCAGGATGGTTTAGACCTTGTACGTAAAATGCTGGCTCAAGCAGCAGATTATTTAACTGAAGATGGCTTGATTGTCATTGAAGTGGGTAACTCTGAATGGGCAATGAAGCAAAACTTCAATACCATTGATTTCCATTGGTTGAAGTTCCAACGTGGTGGTACAGGCATTTTTGCATTAACAGCAGCGCAATGCCGCGAATATCGCGATTTATTTATTCAATCTATCCAACAAGCATAA
- the lpxB gene encoding lipid-A-disaccharide synthase, with product MQTRKLKIGIVVGEVSGDTLGAQLMRSFREQGIEAEFEGIGGPQMIAEGFKSYYPMDILSVMGIVEVLKDIKKLFAVRDGLVDTWSKDPVDVFVGIDAPDFNLRLSKSLKQKQLPIKTVQYVSPSVWAWRQGRVHGIKATIDLVLCLFPFEKAFYEKWNVPAAFVGHPLAGQLPLHNPIELAKDELGLDKAQKYIALLPGSRRGEIEKLGPLLLDAAKILMDQHPEYQFMIPAINDARKLQIEDLLKNYPAALQQKIRLMENTDKESKIGRQVMNAADIVALASGTATLEAMLLHRPMVTFYKLNWLTYHVVKFLIKIPYYSLPNIIAGKKVIQELIQADATPEKLAHEIEALMNIETAKIQAMQHLTMHKQLLAGNSENPVEAILATLNR from the coding sequence TTGCAGACTCGAAAACTTAAAATCGGTATTGTTGTGGGCGAAGTGTCTGGTGATACTTTAGGTGCTCAGCTTATGCGTAGTTTTCGTGAGCAAGGCATAGAGGCAGAATTTGAGGGAATTGGTGGTCCACAAATGATTGCTGAAGGCTTTAAAAGCTACTATCCGATGGATATTTTATCAGTTATGGGGATTGTAGAAGTCCTAAAAGATATTAAAAAGCTTTTCGCTGTACGTGATGGTCTTGTCGATACTTGGTCAAAAGATCCTGTCGATGTTTTTGTGGGTATTGATGCACCAGATTTTAATTTACGTCTATCCAAAAGTCTTAAACAAAAACAACTTCCAATTAAGACCGTTCAGTATGTGAGTCCATCTGTATGGGCATGGCGTCAAGGGCGAGTGCATGGCATTAAAGCCACCATTGATTTGGTGCTGTGCCTATTTCCTTTTGAGAAAGCTTTCTATGAAAAATGGAATGTTCCAGCAGCATTCGTTGGGCATCCGCTTGCAGGTCAATTGCCTTTACATAATCCTATTGAATTGGCGAAAGATGAGCTTGGATTAGACAAAGCACAAAAATATATTGCACTTTTACCCGGCAGTCGTCGTGGAGAAATCGAAAAATTAGGACCATTATTGCTAGATGCTGCCAAAATATTAATGGATCAGCATCCTGAATATCAGTTTATGATTCCTGCGATTAATGACGCTCGTAAATTACAAATCGAAGATTTACTAAAAAATTATCCTGCAGCCTTACAGCAAAAGATTCGTCTCATGGAAAATACAGATAAAGAATCTAAAATTGGCCGACAGGTGATGAACGCTGCGGATATTGTGGCGCTGGCATCAGGAACAGCGACACTTGAAGCCATGCTGCTGCATCGTCCGATGGTGACGTTCTATAAGCTCAATTGGTTGACTTATCACGTAGTGAAATTCTTAATTAAGATTCCGTATTATTCATTGCCGAATATCATTGCAGGTAAAAAAGTGATTCAGGAACTGATTCAAGCAGATGCCACACCTGAAAAACTTGCCCATGAAATTGAAGCATTAATGAATATTGAAACAGCTAAAATTCAGGCCATGCAGCATTTAACGATGCATAAGCAATTATTGGCAGGAAATAGTGAGAATCCTGTTGAAGCGATTTTAGCAACATTAAATAGATAA
- the ispF gene encoding 2-C-methyl-D-erythritol 2,4-cyclodiphosphate synthase, whose translation MIAQIRIGQGLDVHAFEEGSFVTLAGVQIPHTHGLKAHSDGDVVLHALADALLGALALGDIGQHFPDNNPKFKGADSRVLLKHVYQLILDRGYVLNNADITVACERPKLAPHNLAMRQSIADVLNVDVTQISVKATTTEKLGFIGRQEGIMSMATVLISHAK comes from the coding sequence GTGATTGCACAAATTCGTATAGGTCAAGGCTTGGATGTACATGCATTTGAAGAAGGGAGCTTTGTCACACTGGCTGGTGTTCAAATTCCTCATACACATGGACTAAAAGCACATTCAGATGGTGATGTGGTTTTGCATGCTTTAGCAGATGCACTGTTAGGGGCCTTAGCACTGGGAGATATTGGACAGCATTTCCCAGATAATAATCCTAAATTTAAAGGTGCAGACAGCCGTGTTTTACTCAAACATGTGTATCAGTTGATCTTAGATCGTGGTTATGTGCTCAATAATGCCGATATTACAGTCGCGTGTGAACGTCCAAAACTGGCACCGCATAACCTTGCTATGCGTCAATCAATTGCAGATGTACTCAATGTCGATGTGACACAGATTAGTGTAAAAGCAACCACAACTGAAAAATTAGGATTTATAGGCCGTCAAGAAGGCATTATGTCGATGGCGACCGTGCTGATCTCTCATGCAAAATGA
- a CDS encoding AEC family transporter, whose protein sequence is MIHIVLSALFPLIALISFGYLLKKTHWLEDSFWRGAEKLNYYVLFPIMLFVNLAQAQIDVKAIQQVGFVAISLMLCIAAIMYMIKRYFKMSFARFGVYVQGLLRFNTYIGLAIMSSLFHAAGLTIFAIVMVICIPVVNVISVLSLTNSQQVKLSQIILGLLKNPLILGCIVGALYNLSGLSLWIGFDKFFALMAACSLPLGLMCVGAALQFQSLKQDLSPLILTSVARLLVMPFLAFVVCQIFQVNTLVMQVMVVFFALPTASASYVLTRVYNGDYALMASVISLQTVLAAFSLPIILAFIL, encoded by the coding sequence ATGATACATATTGTCCTGTCAGCATTATTTCCGCTGATTGCATTAATTAGTTTCGGATATTTATTAAAGAAAACCCATTGGTTGGAGGATTCTTTCTGGCGCGGTGCGGAAAAGCTGAATTATTATGTGCTGTTTCCCATCATGTTGTTTGTCAACCTAGCACAAGCGCAAATTGATGTTAAAGCGATTCAACAAGTCGGTTTTGTCGCAATCAGTTTAATGCTGTGTATTGCAGCCATCATGTACATGATAAAACGTTATTTCAAGATGAGCTTTGCCCGTTTTGGAGTATATGTACAAGGGCTACTCAGGTTTAATACTTACATTGGCTTAGCCATTATGAGTAGCTTGTTTCATGCGGCAGGCTTAACAATTTTTGCAATTGTCATGGTAATCTGTATACCAGTCGTCAATGTGATTTCAGTTTTATCACTGACCAATAGTCAGCAAGTCAAACTTTCTCAAATCATTCTTGGGTTACTTAAAAATCCGTTAATTTTAGGTTGCATTGTGGGGGCATTATATAATTTATCAGGTTTAAGTCTTTGGATTGGCTTTGATAAGTTTTTTGCACTCATGGCAGCGTGCAGTTTACCACTAGGTTTAATGTGTGTTGGTGCAGCTTTACAGTTCCAATCGTTAAAGCAAGACCTATCTCCACTGATTTTAACCTCAGTAGCACGACTTTTAGTGATGCCGTTTTTGGCATTTGTAGTCTGTCAGATTTTTCAGGTGAATACACTTGTCATGCAAGTGATGGTGGTTTTTTTTGCACTACCGACAGCATCGGCATCTTACGTACTAACACGGGTTTATAACGGTGATTATGCGCTGATGGCAAGTGTGATCAGTTTACAAACGGTCTTAGCCGCTTTTTCATTGCCTATTATTTTAGCTTTTATACTTTAA
- a CDS encoding sulfite exporter TauE/SafE family protein, with translation MFSPIEFILAGVLVGFCVGITGVGGGSLMTPILITLLRVEPHIAIGTDLLYAAISKFCGSLVHAKKMNIVWPIVIWLAVGSIPASFATHWVLDNFLSQSSSYKAVLTMVLGFMLTLTGASIVFRTQIEKFFNKYRKQQPADLTLDMDKVRQQAKEKRFYIIFMGIVLGIFVTLSSVGAGAFGIMALILMFPNLPMIRIIGSDVVHAVLLTLVAGLGHMSAGNVDFTLLGWLLCGSIPAIVIGTLISSRMPEKFIRKILGITLFCLGVNFIVNPVKSKPVKAAEPVATVQAENAQSV, from the coding sequence ATGTTTAGTCCGATTGAATTTATTTTAGCTGGCGTATTGGTAGGATTTTGTGTCGGGATTACAGGTGTAGGTGGCGGTTCATTAATGACGCCCATTCTGATTACCCTACTCCGAGTTGAGCCACATATCGCAATTGGTACCGATCTTCTCTATGCTGCAATTTCTAAATTCTGTGGTTCATTAGTCCATGCAAAAAAAATGAATATTGTCTGGCCAATTGTGATTTGGTTGGCTGTCGGTAGTATTCCCGCATCTTTTGCTACACATTGGGTATTAGACAACTTCTTAAGCCAATCAAGCAGTTATAAAGCTGTACTGACTATGGTTTTGGGCTTTATGTTGACCTTAACTGGCGCTTCAATTGTATTTCGTACTCAAATTGAGAAATTCTTTAATAAATATCGCAAACAACAACCAGCAGATCTTACTTTAGATATGGATAAAGTAAGACAACAAGCCAAAGAAAAACGTTTCTATATTATTTTCATGGGCATTGTGCTTGGGATCTTTGTCACTTTATCTTCAGTTGGTGCTGGTGCATTTGGGATTATGGCCTTAATTCTAATGTTCCCGAACTTACCGATGATTCGCATTATTGGTTCAGATGTCGTACATGCCGTATTGCTAACTTTAGTGGCAGGTTTGGGGCATATGAGTGCAGGTAACGTTGACTTTACCTTACTTGGCTGGTTGTTATGTGGTTCTATTCCAGCAATTGTGATCGGAACGTTGATCAGTTCGCGCATGCCTGAGAAATTCATCCGTAAAATTCTTGGCATTACATTATTTTGCTTGGGTGTGAATTTTATTGTTAATCCAGTGAAATCAAAACCGGTGAAAGCTGCTGAACCTGTGGCGACTGTTCAAGCTGAAAACGCGCAGTCTGTTTAA